Proteins from a genomic interval of Musa acuminata AAA Group cultivar baxijiao chromosome BXJ1-9, Cavendish_Baxijiao_AAA, whole genome shotgun sequence:
- the LOC103997332 gene encoding guanine nucleotide-binding protein subunit beta isoform X3, with translation MSVAELKERHIAATATVNSLRERLKQKQQLLVDTDVAAYGRSQGRSAISFVSTDLVCCRTLQGHTGKFQDICQVYSLDWTPEKNRIVSASQDGRLIVWNALTSQKTHAIKLQCPWVVTCAFAPNGQSVACGGLNSACSIFNLNSQVDRDGNIPVSQILTGHKGYVYSCQYVPDQETRLITSSGDQTCILWDVTTGQRISVFGGEFPSGHTADVLSRAVRTYHGHQGEVNTVKLFPDGQRFGTGSNDSTCRLYDMRTGHQLQVYSQQHDGDDNDIPTVTSIAFSISGRLLFAGYSSGACYVWDTLLAEVILNLGELQNSHEGCISCLGLSSDGSALCTGSWDKKLKIWAFGGQRRVI, from the exons ATGTCGGTTGCGGAGCTGAAGGAGCGGCACATAGCCGCGACGGCTACGGTTAATTCTCTGAGGGAGCGGTTGAAGCAAAAGCAGCAGCTGCTTGTTGATACTGATG TGGCTGCATATGGTAGGAGCCAAGGGAGATCGGCTATTAGTTTTGTCTCCACGGATCTGGTTTGCTGCAGGACTTTACAGGGTCATACTGGCAAG TTTCAAGATATCTGTCAGGTTTATTCATTGGACTGGACGCCTGAAAAGAACAGGATAGTTAGTGCTTCTCAGGACGGGAGATTAATTGTGTGGAATGCTTTAACAAGTCAGAAAACACATGCTATAAAGCTTCAGTGCCCCTGGGTCGTGACCTGTGCTTTTGCACCAAATGGCCAATCTGTTGCATGTGGAGGTCTCAACAGTGCCTGCTCTATTTTCAATCTCAATTCTCAAGTTGACAGAGATGGCAATATTCCTGTTTCGCAGATACTTACTGGGCACAAGGGCTATGTGTATTCATGTCAGTATGTTCCAGATCAAGAAACTCGCTTGATTACGAGTTCAGGCGATCAAACATGCATTCTGTGGGATGTCACCACTGGCCAAAGGATCTCTGTTTTTGGTGGTGAATTTCCTTCAGGGCACACAGCTGATGTTTTGAG TCGGGCAGTTCGAACATATCACGGTCACCAGGGAGAAGTAAACACCGTCAAGCTTTTCCCTGATGGACAAAGATTTGGGACTGGCTCCAATGACAGCACATGCAGGCTATATGATATGAGAACTGGGCATCAGCTTCAAGTATACAGTCAACAGCATGATGGTGATGACAATGATATCCCAACTGTCACATCTATTGCCTTCTCTATATCAGGAAGACTGCTCTTTGCTGGATACTCCAGTGGTGCTTGTTATGTGTGGGATACACTGTTGGCTGAG GTGATTCTGAACCTGGGAGAACTTCAGAATTCTCATGAGGGATGCATAAGCTGCTTAGGTTTGTCTTCTGATGGTAGTGCTTTATGCACAGGTAGCTGGGACAAGAAGCTAAAG ATTTGGGCATTTGGAGGACAGAGGAGGGTTATCTGA
- the LOC135592785 gene encoding uncharacterized protein At1g01500-like isoform X1, producing MDCDYNSPNFHGDDDSSCDSGRKIIVHPLYLPKSSPWLDLKVVYVRLSNYEFNESIPEHLTIKHISLTADTILEVNGRRSGISSDSVSCLLRRDRIDKKSEEVTFVSTDCVRMTGSVRFDVCDGDDMLLSGVLELSNHNGLDVEPKKHKGKWSMRCQTVATAAYHFYDGKIKGSEVPSPIIEVYVAGCSSGTPIILTKTIQLCCQKKHCRKLAQNSFLEDESMELKKEFPMKDVLKHSVYGLFFTQVSGYEEQISEKDADIDYYSLHSGAAYIEEDGELSWFNAGVKVGVGISVGVCLGIGIGVGLLVRTYQATRRNIKRRLL from the exons ATGGATTGTGACTACAATTCGCCAAATTTCCATGGAGACGACGACTCGTCATGCGATTCTGGTAGGAAGATCATCGTCCATCCTCTTTACCTTCCCAAGTCGTCTCCTTGGCTCGACCTGAAGGTCGTTTATGTGAGGTTGAGCAATTATGAGTTCAATGAATCAATTCCTGAGCATCTCACTATTAAGCACATCTCCCTGACTGCGGATACTATCCTGGAAGTTAATGGAAGAAGAAGTGGCATATCCTCTGACAGTGTCTCTTGCTTGCTTAGAAGAGATAGGATCGATAAGAAGTCAGAAGAAGTCACTTTTGTCAGCACGGATTGTGTAAGGATGACGGGAAGTGTGAGATTTGATGTTTGTGATGGAGATGATATGTTGCTTAGTGGAGTGTTGGAGTTAAGCAATCACAACGGTTTAGATGTAGAACCAAAAAAACATAAAGGGAAATGGAGTATGAGATGCCAAACTGTTGCAACAGCTGCCTATCACTTTTATGATGGAAAGATTAAGGGTTCAGAAGTTCCTTCGCCCATAATTGAGGTGTATGTTGCTGGGTGTTCCTCAGGGACTCCCATTATCTTGACTAAGACCATTCAGCTTTGTTGCCAGAAGAAGCATTGCAGGAAGCTGGCACAGAATTCTTTCCTGGAAGATGAATCCATGGAGTTGAAGAAAGAATTTCCAATGAAGGATGTTCTGAAG CACTCTGTATATGGTCTTTTCTTCACGCAGGTATCAGGGTATGAAGAACAAATATCGGAGAAAGATGCTGATATAGACTATTACAGTTTGCATTCCGGTGCTGCCTATATAGAAGAGGATGGCGAACTCTCATGGTTCAATGCCGGTGTCAAGGTCGGAGTGGGGATCAGTGTGGGTGTTTGTCTTGGCATTGGAATTGGTGTTGGTTTGCTGGTCCGCACTTACCAAGCTACGAGGCGAAACATCAAAAGACGACTTCTGTAA
- the LOC135592785 gene encoding uncharacterized protein At1g01500-like isoform X2, which translates to MDCDYNSPNFHGDDDSSCDSGRKIIVHPLYLPKSSPWLDLKVVYVRLSNYEFNESIPEHLTIKHISLTADTILEVNGRRSGISSDSVSCLLRRDRIDKKSEEVTFVSTDCVRMTGSVRFDVCDGDDMLLSGVLELSNHNGLDVEPKKHKGKWSMRCQTVATAAYHFYDGKIKGSEVPSPIIEVYVAGCSSGTPIILTKTIQLCCQKKHCRKLAQNSFLEDESMELKKEFPMKDVLKVSGYEEQISEKDADIDYYSLHSGAAYIEEDGELSWFNAGVKVGVGISVGVCLGIGIGVGLLVRTYQATRRNIKRRLL; encoded by the exons ATGGATTGTGACTACAATTCGCCAAATTTCCATGGAGACGACGACTCGTCATGCGATTCTGGTAGGAAGATCATCGTCCATCCTCTTTACCTTCCCAAGTCGTCTCCTTGGCTCGACCTGAAGGTCGTTTATGTGAGGTTGAGCAATTATGAGTTCAATGAATCAATTCCTGAGCATCTCACTATTAAGCACATCTCCCTGACTGCGGATACTATCCTGGAAGTTAATGGAAGAAGAAGTGGCATATCCTCTGACAGTGTCTCTTGCTTGCTTAGAAGAGATAGGATCGATAAGAAGTCAGAAGAAGTCACTTTTGTCAGCACGGATTGTGTAAGGATGACGGGAAGTGTGAGATTTGATGTTTGTGATGGAGATGATATGTTGCTTAGTGGAGTGTTGGAGTTAAGCAATCACAACGGTTTAGATGTAGAACCAAAAAAACATAAAGGGAAATGGAGTATGAGATGCCAAACTGTTGCAACAGCTGCCTATCACTTTTATGATGGAAAGATTAAGGGTTCAGAAGTTCCTTCGCCCATAATTGAGGTGTATGTTGCTGGGTGTTCCTCAGGGACTCCCATTATCTTGACTAAGACCATTCAGCTTTGTTGCCAGAAGAAGCATTGCAGGAAGCTGGCACAGAATTCTTTCCTGGAAGATGAATCCATGGAGTTGAAGAAAGAATTTCCAATGAAGGATGTTCTGAAG GTATCAGGGTATGAAGAACAAATATCGGAGAAAGATGCTGATATAGACTATTACAGTTTGCATTCCGGTGCTGCCTATATAGAAGAGGATGGCGAACTCTCATGGTTCAATGCCGGTGTCAAGGTCGGAGTGGGGATCAGTGTGGGTGTTTGTCTTGGCATTGGAATTGGTGTTGGTTTGCTGGTCCGCACTTACCAAGCTACGAGGCGAAACATCAAAAGACGACTTCTGTAA
- the LOC103997332 gene encoding guanine nucleotide-binding protein subunit beta isoform X1, producing the protein MSVAELKERHIAATATVNSLRERLKQKQQLLVDTDVAAYGRSQGRSAISFVSTDLVCCRTLQGHTGKFQDICQVYSLDWTPEKNRIVSASQDGRLIVWNALTSQKTHAIKLQCPWVVTCAFAPNGQSVACGGLNSACSIFNLNSQVDRDGNIPVSQILTGHKGYVYSCQYVPDQETRLITSSGDQTCILWDVTTGQRISVFGGEFPSGHTADVLSVSINSSNSNMFVSGSCDTTARLWDTRIASRAVRTYHGHQGEVNTVKLFPDGQRFGTGSNDSTCRLYDMRTGHQLQVYSQQHDGDDNDIPTVTSIAFSISGRLLFAGYSSGACYVWDTLLAEVILNLGELQNSHEGCISCLGLSSDGSALCTGSWDKKLKIWAFGGQRRVI; encoded by the exons ATGTCGGTTGCGGAGCTGAAGGAGCGGCACATAGCCGCGACGGCTACGGTTAATTCTCTGAGGGAGCGGTTGAAGCAAAAGCAGCAGCTGCTTGTTGATACTGATG TGGCTGCATATGGTAGGAGCCAAGGGAGATCGGCTATTAGTTTTGTCTCCACGGATCTGGTTTGCTGCAGGACTTTACAGGGTCATACTGGCAAG TTTCAAGATATCTGTCAGGTTTATTCATTGGACTGGACGCCTGAAAAGAACAGGATAGTTAGTGCTTCTCAGGACGGGAGATTAATTGTGTGGAATGCTTTAACAAGTCAGAAAACACATGCTATAAAGCTTCAGTGCCCCTGGGTCGTGACCTGTGCTTTTGCACCAAATGGCCAATCTGTTGCATGTGGAGGTCTCAACAGTGCCTGCTCTATTTTCAATCTCAATTCTCAAGTTGACAGAGATGGCAATATTCCTGTTTCGCAGATACTTACTGGGCACAAGGGCTATGTGTATTCATGTCAGTATGTTCCAGATCAAGAAACTCGCTTGATTACGAGTTCAGGCGATCAAACATGCATTCTGTGGGATGTCACCACTGGCCAAAGGATCTCTGTTTTTGGTGGTGAATTTCCTTCAGGGCACACAGCTGATGTTTTGAG TGTCTCGATCAACAGTTCAAACTCAAACATGTTTGTTTCTGGTTCCTGTGATACAACTGCTCGACTATGGGACACTCGAATTGCTAGTCGGGCAGTTCGAACATATCACGGTCACCAGGGAGAAGTAAACACCGTCAAGCTTTTCCCTGATGGACAAAGATTTGGGACTGGCTCCAATGACAGCACATGCAGGCTATATGATATGAGAACTGGGCATCAGCTTCAAGTATACAGTCAACAGCATGATGGTGATGACAATGATATCCCAACTGTCACATCTATTGCCTTCTCTATATCAGGAAGACTGCTCTTTGCTGGATACTCCAGTGGTGCTTGTTATGTGTGGGATACACTGTTGGCTGAG GTGATTCTGAACCTGGGAGAACTTCAGAATTCTCATGAGGGATGCATAAGCTGCTTAGGTTTGTCTTCTGATGGTAGTGCTTTATGCACAGGTAGCTGGGACAAGAAGCTAAAG ATTTGGGCATTTGGAGGACAGAGGAGGGTTATCTGA
- the LOC135594230 gene encoding probable BOI-related E3 ubiquitin-protein ligase 3, whose amino-acid sequence MAVETHHLHLASSQILRNRDDINGVEEPSDIYDMQLGFVPTASGFNAGSFLPLCNSSAVMTATSDSGLTFHNHPVAMASRKRGRDADGALSFLGEDMSSHFQQQMLDVDRLIVHHAEKVRVELMERLKRFLRRIIASVEEGLSKRLKAKEEEIERMSKLNWALEERIKSLCVENQMWRDLARSNEAAAQVLRSNLEQALAAAQVKAEKDAAAIAVDDADSCCCGDNAEDENRGSAAVKGKKLQWSRLCRFCQEREPSVLLLPCRHLCVCAACGPAVVACPICNCSTNGTVIVNMS is encoded by the exons ATGGCAGTCGAAACCCACCATCTCCACCTCGCCTCTTCCCAAATCCTAAGGAACAG GGACGACATTAATGGTGTAGAGGAGCCATCAGACATCTACGACATGCAATTGGGATTCGTCCCGACGGCTTCCGGCTTCAACGCCGGTTCTTTTCTCCCCCTCTGCAACTCTTCTGCGGTGATGACCGCCACCTCCGACAGCGGCCTTACCTTCCACAACCACCCCGTAGCCATGGCTTCGAGAAAGCGGGGGCGAGACGCCGATGGCGCGCTTTCTTTCCTCGGTGAGGATATGTCATCCCACTTTCAGCAGCAGATGCTCGACGTTGATCGCCTCATCGTTCATCAC GCTGAGAAGGTGAGAGTGGAGCTGATGGAGCGGCTGAAGCGGTTCTTGAGGCGAATCATCGCGTCGGTGGAAGAAGGCCTGTCGAAGCGGCtgaaggccaaagaagaggagatCGAGAGAATGAGCAAGCTGAACTGGGCACTGGAGGAGCGCATCAAGAGCCTCTGCGTCGAGAACCAGATGTGGCGGGACTTGGCGCGGAGCAACGAGGCGGCCGCCCAGGTGCTGCGGAGCAACCTGGAACAGGCTCTCGCGGCCGCGCAGGTCAAAGCCGAGAAGGACGCGGCAGCGATCGCCGTCGATGACGCCGACTCCTGCTGCTGCGGCGACAATGCGGAGGACGAGAACAGGGGATCTGCGGCGGTGAAGGGGAAGAAGTTGCAGTGGAGTAGGCTGTGCAGATTCTGCCAAGAACGGGAGCCGTCGGTGCTGCTGCTACCGTGCCGGCATCTCTGCGTGTGCGCGGCCTGCGGGCCCGCGGTCGTCGCCTGTCCCATCTGTAACTGCAGCACGAATGGGACTGTCATCGTGAACATGTCTTGA
- the LOC103997332 gene encoding guanine nucleotide-binding protein subunit beta isoform X2 → MSVAELKERHIAATATVNSLRERLKQKQQLLVDTDVAAYGRSQGRSAISFVSTDLVCCRTLQGHTGKVYSLDWTPEKNRIVSASQDGRLIVWNALTSQKTHAIKLQCPWVVTCAFAPNGQSVACGGLNSACSIFNLNSQVDRDGNIPVSQILTGHKGYVYSCQYVPDQETRLITSSGDQTCILWDVTTGQRISVFGGEFPSGHTADVLSVSINSSNSNMFVSGSCDTTARLWDTRIASRAVRTYHGHQGEVNTVKLFPDGQRFGTGSNDSTCRLYDMRTGHQLQVYSQQHDGDDNDIPTVTSIAFSISGRLLFAGYSSGACYVWDTLLAEVILNLGELQNSHEGCISCLGLSSDGSALCTGSWDKKLKIWAFGGQRRVI, encoded by the exons ATGTCGGTTGCGGAGCTGAAGGAGCGGCACATAGCCGCGACGGCTACGGTTAATTCTCTGAGGGAGCGGTTGAAGCAAAAGCAGCAGCTGCTTGTTGATACTGATG TGGCTGCATATGGTAGGAGCCAAGGGAGATCGGCTATTAGTTTTGTCTCCACGGATCTGGTTTGCTGCAGGACTTTACAGGGTCATACTGGCAAG GTTTATTCATTGGACTGGACGCCTGAAAAGAACAGGATAGTTAGTGCTTCTCAGGACGGGAGATTAATTGTGTGGAATGCTTTAACAAGTCAGAAAACACATGCTATAAAGCTTCAGTGCCCCTGGGTCGTGACCTGTGCTTTTGCACCAAATGGCCAATCTGTTGCATGTGGAGGTCTCAACAGTGCCTGCTCTATTTTCAATCTCAATTCTCAAGTTGACAGAGATGGCAATATTCCTGTTTCGCAGATACTTACTGGGCACAAGGGCTATGTGTATTCATGTCAGTATGTTCCAGATCAAGAAACTCGCTTGATTACGAGTTCAGGCGATCAAACATGCATTCTGTGGGATGTCACCACTGGCCAAAGGATCTCTGTTTTTGGTGGTGAATTTCCTTCAGGGCACACAGCTGATGTTTTGAG TGTCTCGATCAACAGTTCAAACTCAAACATGTTTGTTTCTGGTTCCTGTGATACAACTGCTCGACTATGGGACACTCGAATTGCTAGTCGGGCAGTTCGAACATATCACGGTCACCAGGGAGAAGTAAACACCGTCAAGCTTTTCCCTGATGGACAAAGATTTGGGACTGGCTCCAATGACAGCACATGCAGGCTATATGATATGAGAACTGGGCATCAGCTTCAAGTATACAGTCAACAGCATGATGGTGATGACAATGATATCCCAACTGTCACATCTATTGCCTTCTCTATATCAGGAAGACTGCTCTTTGCTGGATACTCCAGTGGTGCTTGTTATGTGTGGGATACACTGTTGGCTGAG GTGATTCTGAACCTGGGAGAACTTCAGAATTCTCATGAGGGATGCATAAGCTGCTTAGGTTTGTCTTCTGATGGTAGTGCTTTATGCACAGGTAGCTGGGACAAGAAGCTAAAG ATTTGGGCATTTGGAGGACAGAGGAGGGTTATCTGA
- the LOC103997333 gene encoding deoxyuridine 5'-triphosphate nucleotidohydrolase, whose protein sequence is MGNAVAGGIAAKSFPRLYTSKPYRLSSVAPYPSFVILPPPLSRARMASSDAINGGSPGVQEPSPKVPKLSQNGGLHGEIRLPLIRVKKLSQNAILPSRASPLSAGYDLSSAAGVLVPARGKALVPTDLSIAIPDDTYARIAPRSGLAWKHSIDVGAGVIDADYRGPIGVILFNHSDVDFEVKPGDRIAQVIIERIMTPEVVEVLDLDSTVRGDGGFGSTGV, encoded by the exons ATGGGAAACGCCGTGGCGGGAGGTATTGCCGCCAAAAGTTTCCCGAGGCTTTATACCTCGAAGCCCTACCGCCTCTCCTCCGTTGCGCCATATCCATCCTTCGTTATCCTTCCTCCGCCTCTCTCCCGAGCCAGAATGGCCTCCAGCGACGCTATCAATGGCGGCAGCCCGGGCGTCCAGGAGCCGTCTCCAAAGGTCCCAAAGCTCTCTCAGAACGGTGGCCTCCACGGGGAGATCCGGCTCCCTCTTATTCGCGTCAAGAAGCTATCGCAAAATGCCATCTTGCCTTCTAGGGCTTCCCCTCTTTCCGCCGGCTACGATCTCTCAAG CGCCGCGGGAGTGCTAGTGCCTGCTCGAGGCAAAGCCCTCGTTCCTACCGACCTCAGCATCGCCATTCCGGATGACACTTATGCCCGCATTG CTCCGAGATCGGGCCTGGCATGGAAGCACTCGATCGATGTGGGAGCTGGCGTGATCGATGCTGACTACCGTGGGCCTATTGGTGTCATTCTGTTCAACCACTCGGATGTGGACTTTGAGGTGAAGCCTGGGGATCGGATAGCTCAGGTGATAATTGAAAGGATCATGACCCCAGAAGTCGTGGAGGTTCTTGATTTGGACTCCACTGTCAGGGGCGATGGAGGGTTTGGATCCACAGGTGTGTGA